In one window of Flavobacterium ginsengisoli DNA:
- a CDS encoding glycoside hydrolase family 30 protein, whose translation MKNINKKLQILVLLPLIAMQFNCGSSTNAVKNTGKVSSWITTTDETSKLKKQTDLAFASETNSNQTIEVNPAEKFQTVEGFGFSLTGGSAQAIKKLDKPKREALLQELFSRKDNAIGLSYLRISIGASDLNEKVFSYDDMPEGQTDLKLEHFNLGPDLDDVIPVLKEILAINPKIKIMGSPWSPPVWMKDNGSSKGGSLQPKYYQVYAEYFVKYIQAMKSHGIVIDAITPQNEPLHPGNNPSLLMLAEQQADFIGNNLGPAFAKAGIKTKIVVYDHNCNKPEYPLTILRDPKANSFVAGSAFHLYEGDISALTTVHNEFPNKDLYFTEQYTGTGTNFETDLKWSVKNVVIGSMRNWSKNALSWGLANDEFYKPFTPGGCSTCKGALMIDQNQNIKREVGYYIIGHASKFVPEGSVRIGSNIAGNLYNVAFKTPSGQTVLIVENDGASAETFNIKYNQKQTTTTLNAGAVATYVW comes from the coding sequence ATGAAAAACATCAACAAAAAACTTCAAATTCTAGTTTTACTGCCATTAATTGCAATGCAGTTCAACTGTGGATCTTCAACAAATGCTGTAAAAAATACTGGAAAAGTTTCTTCTTGGATTACCACTACAGACGAGACCTCAAAACTTAAAAAACAAACTGATTTAGCTTTTGCGTCAGAAACAAATTCAAATCAGACTATTGAAGTAAATCCAGCTGAAAAATTTCAAACCGTAGAAGGTTTCGGATTTTCATTAACAGGAGGAAGTGCTCAAGCCATTAAAAAATTGGATAAGCCAAAAAGAGAAGCTTTACTTCAGGAATTATTCTCAAGAAAAGACAACGCAATTGGTTTAAGTTATTTAAGAATAAGTATTGGAGCATCTGATTTGAATGAAAAAGTTTTTTCGTATGATGATATGCCAGAAGGACAAACCGATTTGAAACTGGAACATTTTAATCTTGGACCAGATTTAGACGATGTAATTCCGGTTTTAAAAGAAATTTTAGCTATAAATCCTAAAATTAAAATAATGGGTTCTCCGTGGTCTCCACCAGTTTGGATGAAAGACAACGGAAGCTCAAAAGGCGGAAGTTTACAGCCAAAATACTATCAAGTTTATGCAGAATATTTTGTGAAATATATTCAAGCAATGAAATCTCACGGAATTGTTATTGACGCTATAACGCCTCAAAACGAGCCTTTGCACCCAGGAAACAATCCAAGTTTATTGATGTTGGCAGAGCAGCAAGCAGATTTTATTGGAAATAATTTAGGGCCTGCTTTCGCGAAAGCTGGAATCAAAACCAAAATTGTTGTTTACGATCACAACTGTAATAAACCAGAATATCCTTTGACAATTTTAAGAGATCCAAAAGCAAATTCGTTTGTAGCAGGATCAGCTTTTCACTTGTACGAAGGAGATATTAGTGCTTTGACTACTGTTCATAATGAATTTCCAAATAAAGACTTGTATTTTACAGAACAATATACAGGAACAGGAACCAATTTTGAAACTGATTTAAAATGGAGCGTGAAAAATGTGGTTATTGGTTCTATGAGAAACTGGAGTAAAAATGCACTTTCTTGGGGATTAGCAAATGATGAATTCTACAAACCTTTTACGCCAGGAGGATGTTCAACCTGTAAAGGAGCTTTGATGATTGATCAAAATCAAAACATCAAAAGAGAAGTGGGATATTATATTATCGGACACGCTTCTAAATTTGTTCCAGAAGGTTCGGTAAGAATTGGTAGTAATATTGCAGGCAACTTATATAATGTAGCTTTCAAAACTCCATCAGGTCAAACTGTTTTAATTGTAGAAAATGATGGAGCTTCGGCAGAAACATTTAATATTAAATACAATCAAAAACAAACCACAACCACACTAAATGCTGGAGCAGTAGCTACTTACGTTTGGTAA
- a CDS encoding endonuclease/exonuclease/phosphatase family protein, protein MKKINKLVFAVILLLTVNSFYGQNLKIMTYNIRLDVASDGENAWPNRKDYFTSQIGFYSPDIFGVQEATPNQVLDIASALPNYNKFGVGREEGGLGEACTIYYKKDRFKVEQSNTFWLSETPNVVSRGWDAACNRVCTYGLFKDLKTKKSFWVFNLHLDHMGEEARVKGVQLALSKIKELNTKNYPAFLMGDFNSEPNTTQIGEIKKLMDDTKDVSIEKPFGPSGTFNDFKHNEPVTLLLDYIFISKKSGLKIQKHAVLSDSKDLKYPSDHLPVLIEID, encoded by the coding sequence ATGAAAAAGATAAACAAACTTGTTTTTGCAGTAATTCTGCTTTTAACCGTGAACTCATTTTATGGTCAGAATTTAAAAATTATGACATATAATATCCGTTTGGACGTTGCTTCAGACGGAGAAAATGCTTGGCCAAACCGAAAGGATTATTTTACATCTCAAATTGGTTTTTACAGCCCAGACATTTTCGGAGTTCAGGAAGCAACGCCAAATCAAGTTTTAGATATTGCATCGGCTTTGCCAAATTATAACAAATTCGGAGTAGGAAGAGAAGAAGGAGGTTTAGGAGAAGCTTGTACGATTTATTACAAAAAAGACCGTTTTAAAGTTGAGCAATCAAATACTTTCTGGTTATCTGAAACCCCAAACGTAGTTTCAAGAGGTTGGGATGCAGCCTGCAACAGAGTTTGTACATACGGACTCTTTAAAGATTTAAAAACTAAAAAGTCATTTTGGGTTTTCAATTTGCATTTAGATCATATGGGAGAAGAAGCAAGGGTTAAAGGCGTACAGCTTGCTCTTTCTAAAATAAAAGAATTGAATACAAAAAATTATCCTGCTTTTCTAATGGGTGATTTCAATTCTGAACCCAATACAACGCAAATTGGAGAAATCAAGAAATTGATGGATGATACTAAAGACGTTTCAATAGAAAAACCTTTTGGACCTTCAGGAACTTTCAACGATTTTAAACACAATGAACCCGTAACATTATTGTTAGACTATATTTTTATTTCAAAAAAGAGTGGTCTAAAAATTCAAAAACACGCAGTGTTAAGTGATTCTAAAGATTTAAAATATCCCTCAGATCATTTGCCTGTCTTAATAGAAATAGATTAA
- a CDS encoding cellulase family glycosylhydrolase produces the protein MMLAISDFDTTKPGLWQSETNQKKMIALWKKLASRYRDNPWIGAYDIINEPNWNFTGSNKNGCDENSNGPLRDLMVAVTKAIREVDTNHLIFIEGNCWGNNYNGIFPLWDDNLALSFHKYWNYNDKASIETMLGYREKYNVPIWMGESGENSNVWFKDVLTLVESNNIGWAFWPMKKIDNIAGVASVTKIPEYDVLLKYWRDGGQKPTPEFAKKTLMKIADNYKMENVTVKPDVVDAMFRQVQTDDTKPYKKNTVPGKIVATYYDLGTNGKAYFDNDFVNYRSVTGKDERWNLGNSMRNDGVDILPCKDKDSNGYQVSFIEDGEWIQYTVDAKQGNYNVAIRYSSEKAEGKLYVEIDGIKSKEITLSATAGDNKWKTVILSDIALKSGSNKVKVVFEKGGFNLNYFDFAINKTKK, from the coding sequence ATGATGCTCGCGATTTCAGATTTTGATACCACAAAACCTGGACTTTGGCAAAGTGAGACCAATCAGAAAAAAATGATTGCTTTATGGAAAAAACTGGCTTCTCGATACAGAGATAATCCTTGGATTGGAGCGTACGATATTATCAACGAACCAAACTGGAATTTTACCGGATCAAACAAAAATGGTTGCGACGAAAATTCAAACGGACCTTTAAGAGATTTAATGGTTGCTGTTACAAAAGCCATTCGTGAAGTAGATACAAATCATTTAATTTTTATTGAAGGAAATTGCTGGGGAAATAATTATAACGGAATTTTTCCTCTTTGGGATGATAATCTAGCTTTAAGCTTTCACAAATATTGGAACTATAATGACAAAGCTTCAATCGAAACGATGTTAGGTTACAGAGAGAAATACAATGTACCAATTTGGATGGGAGAAAGTGGAGAAAACTCTAATGTTTGGTTCAAAGATGTTTTGACTTTAGTTGAAAGTAACAATATTGGGTGGGCTTTCTGGCCAATGAAAAAAATAGACAACATTGCAGGAGTAGCCTCTGTTACTAAAATTCCAGAGTATGATGTTCTCTTGAAATATTGGAGAGACGGCGGCCAAAAACCAACTCCAGAATTCGCTAAAAAAACATTGATGAAAATAGCGGACAATTATAAAATGGAAAACGTAACCGTTAAACCAGATGTTGTAGATGCCATGTTTAGACAAGTGCAAACAGACGATACAAAACCATACAAAAAGAATACAGTTCCAGGAAAAATTGTCGCAACGTACTATGATTTAGGAACCAATGGAAAAGCTTACTTCGACAATGATTTTGTAAATTATAGATCAGTAACCGGAAAAGATGAAAGATGGAATCTTGGCAACAGCATGAGAAATGACGGAGTTGATATTTTGCCTTGTAAAGACAAAGATTCAAACGGTTATCAAGTTTCATTTATCGAAGATGGAGAATGGATTCAATATACCGTTGATGCAAAACAGGGAAATTATAATGTTGCTATTCGTTATTCAAGCGAAAAAGCTGAAGGGAAATTGTATGTAGAAATTGATGGAATAAAATCTAAAGAAATTACACTTTCTGCAACTGCTGGAGACAATAAATGGAAGACTGTCATTTTATCTGATATAGCATTAAAATCGGGTTCAAACAAAGTAAAAGTTGTATTTGAAAAAGGAGGTTTTAATCTGAACTATTTTGACTTTGCTATTAATAAAACGAAGAAGTAA
- a CDS encoding cellulase family glycosylhydrolase: protein MKKILLTSLLFVSIASLAQGFLHRDGQKIVDGNGKNVLLRGLGLGGWMVQEGYMLQTQPFASPQYQIRQKIQEVIGEEGTKEFYAVYKANGITKRDVDSLAKWGFNSIRLPMHYNLYTPPIEQEKNGEITWIEEGFTMTDNLLKWCAENKIYLILDLHAAPGGQGNDARDFRF from the coding sequence ATGAAAAAAATACTTTTAACATCGTTGCTTTTTGTTTCGATTGCCTCTTTGGCACAAGGCTTTTTGCATAGAGACGGACAAAAAATAGTAGATGGAAATGGTAAAAATGTTCTTTTAAGAGGTTTGGGTCTTGGTGGATGGATGGTGCAAGAGGGTTATATGTTACAGACTCAACCATTTGCTAGTCCGCAATATCAAATTAGACAAAAAATACAGGAAGTTATTGGCGAAGAAGGAACAAAAGAATTCTATGCGGTCTACAAAGCAAACGGAATTACGAAACGAGATGTTGACTCTTTAGCAAAATGGGGATTCAACTCTATTCGTCTTCCTATGCATTACAATTTGTATACTCCGCCAATCGAGCAGGAGAAAAATGGAGAAATCACTTGGATTGAAGAAGGTTTCACCATGACAGATAATTTACTGAAGTGGTGTGCCGAAAATAAAATTTACTTGATTTTAGATTTACACGCAGCTCCTGGCGGACAAGGAAATGATGCTCGCGATTTCAGATTTTGA
- a CDS encoding glycoside hydrolase family 30 protein, with protein MLAGETDLNLEKFSLEKDKTLIAMLKEILVINPKILILATPWSAPIWMKDVASFKGGELKTEYYDVYAKYFVKYIQQMKAEGITIDAVTPQNEPLHDGNNPSMYMSASDQGAFIKNSLGPAFKATNLNVKIIAYDHNCDNPNYPKAILADADAFPFVDGSAFHLYAGDISALTNVFNSYPTKNVYFTEQWTSSDGKFDGDLKWHLRNVIIGSMRNYSKNALEWNLANNSSFGPHTDGGCNMCKGAITITSGDSFERNVGYYIIAHASKFVPMGSTRIQSNSGGNLQNVAFITPSGSKVLIVENDGSETETFNIKFNGKWVTTSLEGGSVGTYTWK; from the coding sequence TTGCTCGCTGGCGAAACAGATTTAAACCTAGAAAAATTTAGTTTAGAAAAAGACAAAACTCTAATTGCTATGCTAAAAGAAATTTTAGTCATAAATCCAAAGATTTTAATCTTGGCAACACCTTGGTCTGCACCGATTTGGATGAAAGACGTAGCTAGTTTTAAAGGAGGAGAACTGAAAACAGAGTATTATGATGTATACGCTAAATATTTTGTAAAATATATTCAGCAGATGAAAGCAGAAGGAATTACAATCGATGCTGTAACTCCTCAAAACGAACCTTTGCATGACGGAAACAATCCAAGTATGTATATGTCTGCCTCAGATCAGGGAGCTTTTATTAAAAACAGTTTAGGCCCAGCATTTAAAGCGACAAATCTAAACGTAAAAATTATTGCTTACGACCACAACTGCGATAACCCAAATTATCCAAAAGCAATTTTGGCAGATGCAGATGCATTTCCATTTGTAGACGGATCGGCTTTCCATTTATACGCAGGAGATATTAGTGCCTTAACTAACGTTTTTAATTCTTATCCGACTAAGAACGTATATTTTACAGAACAATGGACTTCTTCTGATGGGAAATTTGATGGCGATTTAAAATGGCATCTTCGAAATGTAATTATCGGATCGATGAGAAATTACAGTAAAAATGCATTAGAGTGGAATCTAGCCAATAATTCAAGTTTTGGTCCTCATACAGATGGCGGATGTAATATGTGTAAAGGTGCTATAACTATAACTTCAGGAGATAGTTTTGAGCGTAATGTAGGGTATTACATTATTGCACATGCTTCAAAATTTGTTCCAATGGGATCAACAAGAATACAAAGTAACTCAGGAGGAAACTTACAGAATGTTGCTTTCATTACGCCTTCAGGTTCTAAAGTATTAATTGTAGAAAATGATGGTTCGGAAACAGAAACTTTCAATATTAAATTCAATGGAAAATGGGTTACAACTTCTCTTGAAGGAGGATCTGTTGGGACTTATACTTGGAAATAA
- a CDS encoding glycoside hydrolase family 30 protein — MKKNSLKIICLLFSVAAFAQQPKTKKEFTTDGKKITVYTTAENSKLRLTTTDNLTFSAAKQPLETENSIFVQPSKKFQTFMGIGGAITDASAEIFAKLSKEKQAEFLNAYYDQQKGIGYSLLRTTIQSSDFSSGSYSYIEEGDKDLKTFSIDHDRQYRIPLIKQAIQKAGGKLTTYVAPWSPNAFMKSNKNVLKGGTLLPEYYQTWANFYVKFIKAYEKEGIPIWGTSTQNEPMAVQTWESCIYTAEAERDFIKNYLGPTLKKENLGDKKIIVWDHNRDLMNYRANVIYSDPEASKYVWGMGFHWYETWSGGAPMFDNVGKVNEAYPDKKLMFTEGCIEKFDASKYQFWGNAERYGINMINDFNNGTVAWTDWNILLDQNGGPNHVGNFCFAPIHADTTTGELIYTPSYYYIGHFSKFIRLNAVRVSTAASKSALLSTSFLNADGTMATIVMNQSANDLTYNLIIGDKKAEVKIPSHAIQTLVY, encoded by the coding sequence ATGAAAAAAAATAGTCTAAAAATTATATGCCTTTTGTTTTCTGTTGCGGCTTTTGCACAACAGCCAAAAACAAAAAAAGAGTTCACAACCGACGGTAAAAAAATAACCGTTTATACTACTGCAGAAAACTCTAAGTTACGATTAACTACTACAGATAATTTGACTTTTTCTGCCGCAAAACAACCTCTAGAAACCGAAAATTCTATTTTTGTCCAACCATCTAAAAAGTTTCAGACTTTTATGGGAATCGGAGGGGCTATCACAGATGCTAGTGCCGAAATATTTGCTAAACTTTCAAAAGAAAAACAAGCAGAATTTTTAAATGCTTACTACGATCAGCAAAAAGGTATAGGCTATTCTTTGCTAAGAACAACAATTCAAAGTTCTGATTTTAGCAGTGGAAGCTATTCTTATATCGAAGAAGGAGATAAAGATCTGAAAACTTTTTCTATTGATCACGATAGACAATATCGAATTCCTTTAATCAAACAAGCCATTCAAAAAGCTGGTGGAAAATTGACAACTTATGTTGCGCCTTGGTCACCAAATGCTTTTATGAAAAGCAATAAGAATGTATTAAAAGGAGGAACTTTACTTCCTGAATACTACCAAACTTGGGCTAATTTTTATGTAAAATTTATTAAAGCTTACGAAAAAGAAGGCATTCCGATTTGGGGAACTTCTACTCAAAATGAACCAATGGCGGTTCAGACTTGGGAGTCTTGTATTTATACAGCTGAAGCTGAGAGAGATTTTATCAAAAATTATCTTGGGCCAACTTTGAAAAAAGAAAATCTTGGAGATAAAAAAATTATCGTTTGGGATCATAACCGTGATTTGATGAATTATCGCGCCAATGTAATTTACTCAGATCCTGAAGCATCAAAATATGTTTGGGGAATGGGATTTCACTGGTACGAAACTTGGTCTGGCGGTGCACCAATGTTTGATAACGTAGGGAAAGTAAATGAAGCTTATCCAGACAAAAAACTGATGTTTACGGAAGGTTGTATCGAAAAATTTGATGCATCAAAATATCAATTTTGGGGTAATGCTGAGCGTTACGGAATTAACATGATTAATGATTTTAATAACGGAACCGTGGCTTGGACAGACTGGAATATTCTTCTAGACCAGAATGGAGGTCCAAATCATGTTGGAAATTTCTGTTTCGCACCAATTCATGCAGATACAACAACTGGAGAATTAATTTACACTCCATCTTATTATTACATTGGACACTTTTCAAAGTTCATTCGCTTAAATGCAGTTCGTGTAAGTACAGCTGCAAGTAAAAGCGCATTATTAAGCACATCTTTTTTAAATGCTGACGGAACAATGGCAACTATTGTCATGAACCAATCAGCCAATGATCTTACATACAATTTAATTATTGGTGATAAAAAGGCAGAAGTGAAAATTCCGTCACATGCTATACAAACACTTGTTTATTAA
- a CDS encoding RagB/SusD family nutrient uptake outer membrane protein → MNKYLPRQTDVSTGGGNSELNYKQNSYVIRLADTYLMEAEALGSGTRAQALLDAVRKRAGLTPVPVTLATIKHERRMELAGEGHRFFDLVRWGDAAAALSDRGFDAGTDEIFPIPYTELNGTKLKQNPNYQ, encoded by the coding sequence TTGAACAAATATCTTCCAAGACAGACAGATGTTAGTACAGGTGGAGGTAACTCAGAGTTGAACTACAAACAAAACTCTTATGTAATCAGACTTGCAGATACTTACTTAATGGAAGCAGAAGCGTTAGGATCTGGAACAAGAGCACAAGCTTTACTTGATGCGGTTAGAAAAAGAGCCGGATTAACTCCTGTTCCTGTAACATTAGCGACTATTAAGCACGAAAGAAGAATGGAGTTAGCGGGTGAAGGACATAGATTCTTTGATTTAGTAAGATGGGGAGATGCAGCAGCAGCTTTATCTGATAGAGGTTTTGATGCTGGAACAGATGAGATTTTCCCAATTCCGTACACAGAACTTAACGGTACTAAATTAAAACAAAATCCTAATTACCAATAG
- a CDS encoding RagB/SusD family nutrient uptake outer membrane protein, translating to MKTIKFKYIYVAVAMAVLGSCSEDFVTIDPKGKFDTSTYFSNEQQCYAALIGVYDPLRKNTGGFENLVAMLNAGSDDFYAGGGSSTDGTGIQNFSTHSLTSITIPGSYWSDHYQGISRANMLIAKLPAASMNDGVRSRFATEAKTLRAFYYFNLVRLFKNLALVLEPLTTETIYNPEQVAPEVIYAQIEKDLTEAIVALPNKVDAKTEAGRFNKGAAQALLGKVYLFEGKNPQAAAVLAEVNGTPGGVNQYGNKLLDHFSDLWITSNKFNAESLIEVSHSSAGNSDWTFWGQGKDEGNSLNIMVGPRGYSRPKGSDAPDLPAGWAFNVATQKLYDAMQGDPRKDATILDLKALKASRKSRLYSSLPRHWIFLEQISSKTDRC from the coding sequence ATGAAAACGATAAAATTTAAATATATATATGTAGCCGTGGCAATGGCTGTTCTAGGATCTTGCTCTGAAGATTTTGTGACTATCGATCCAAAAGGAAAATTCGATACAAGTACCTATTTTTCTAATGAGCAACAATGCTATGCGGCTTTAATTGGAGTTTACGATCCGTTGAGAAAAAACACAGGAGGTTTTGAAAACTTAGTAGCGATGCTAAATGCTGGTTCTGATGATTTTTATGCTGGTGGAGGTAGTTCTACAGATGGAACCGGAATCCAGAATTTCTCTACACACTCACTTACTTCAATTACTATTCCAGGTAGCTATTGGAGCGATCATTACCAAGGTATTTCTAGAGCAAATATGTTGATCGCTAAATTACCAGCAGCTTCAATGAATGATGGAGTAAGAAGCAGATTTGCGACTGAAGCTAAAACTTTACGTGCATTTTACTATTTCAATTTAGTAAGACTGTTCAAAAACCTTGCATTAGTTTTAGAGCCGTTAACTACAGAAACAATTTATAATCCTGAGCAAGTTGCTCCAGAGGTAATTTATGCTCAAATAGAAAAAGATTTGACAGAAGCTATTGTCGCTTTACCAAATAAAGTGGATGCAAAAACTGAGGCTGGAAGATTTAACAAAGGAGCTGCTCAAGCGCTTTTAGGAAAAGTGTATTTGTTTGAAGGTAAAAACCCTCAGGCAGCAGCTGTTTTAGCAGAAGTAAACGGTACTCCTGGAGGAGTGAACCAATACGGTAATAAATTGTTAGATCACTTTAGCGATTTATGGATTACATCAAACAAATTTAACGCAGAATCATTAATTGAAGTATCTCACAGTAGTGCTGGTAACTCTGATTGGACATTCTGGGGACAAGGTAAAGATGAAGGAAACTCTTTAAACATCATGGTTGGACCAAGAGGGTATTCTAGACCAAAAGGTTCTGATGCTCCAGATCTTCCAGCAGGATGGGCATTTAACGTTGCAACTCAAAAATTATATGATGCAATGCAAGGTGATCCACGTAAGGATGCTACAATTCTTGATTTAAAAGCATTAAAAGCAAGCAGGAAAAGCAGATTATATTCCAGCTTACCAAGACACTGGATATTTCTTGAACAAATATCTTCCAAGACAGACAGATGTTAG
- a CDS encoding SusC/RagA family TonB-linked outer membrane protein, with protein sequence MLASAAIYGTRAATGVILVTTKKGKSGKISVNYNGFAGISAPARRLNMLNATQYATLMNEKSLNDGGGIKYANPASFGKGTDWQDAIFNDSAFRYTHELSISGGGEKSTFYASFGIQDQEGIVTTDISNYTKKNFRLNSTHKISDYFTFGQTFGYTHQKTKGIGNVNSEFGGPLSSAVNLDPLTPLVVTDPAVANTGYYTNPNVIRDANGNPYGISSLVQQEMTNPLAYTQTRLGGYDWSDDFVGNAYLEANITSHLKFRTTLGGKLAYWGNEMFTPVNFLNPNMKADRNNYNQNNEKALSWTLENTLSYANKFGDHNVSVLAGQGAYVENIGTTIGTTMFGLPITSYKDASWNFDVPQSDRSTRTSDKVEHKLASLFLRANYDYMEKYLFTGIVRRDGSTRFGENKKWGVFPSFSLGWVLSKEGFWKENNVVNTLKLRGGYGVVGNDNIDDFKYRALVVGGYNYAVGNTGDITTGYGNSTLPNANLGWEETSQTTVGLDAKLFNDFTLTLDYYKKTTKGILRNIVIPGYVGVVDAPSANIADMDNKGFEVELGYKKRLGDFNLGVNANFAYLKNEITYVGSSTNFIVGDATFQSMGPVTRTQVGHSFNEFYGFKTAGIFQNEAEVAAYKNADGALMQPNARPGDFRWVDSNGDGKITDDDKQFLGTNIPKYTFGFTVNLDYKNFDFMAFTQGAAGSKIFQGLRRLDVLNANYQTKVLERWVGEGTSNDYPRLTNNDPNKNYTNMSDFYLENGNYLRLKVVTLGYTMPASLSSKIGADKLRFYLTGENLITFTKYTGYDPEIGGQVFGIDKGVYPQARSILFGANVQF encoded by the coding sequence ATGCTCGCTTCTGCTGCAATCTACGGTACTCGTGCGGCTACTGGGGTTATCTTAGTTACTACTAAAAAAGGAAAATCAGGGAAAATTTCTGTAAACTATAATGGTTTTGCAGGTATCTCTGCTCCAGCTAGAAGATTAAATATGTTGAATGCTACTCAGTATGCAACTCTTATGAATGAAAAATCTTTAAATGATGGTGGTGGTATTAAATATGCAAATCCAGCTTCTTTTGGTAAAGGTACAGACTGGCAAGATGCAATTTTTAATGACTCTGCTTTCAGATACACACACGAGTTAAGCATTAGTGGCGGTGGTGAAAAATCTACTTTCTACGCTTCATTCGGAATTCAAGATCAAGAAGGTATCGTTACTACTGATATTTCTAATTATACAAAGAAAAACTTCAGATTAAACTCAACACACAAAATTTCTGATTACTTTACTTTCGGACAGACTTTTGGATATACACACCAAAAAACTAAAGGTATTGGTAACGTAAACAGTGAGTTTGGAGGACCTTTAAGTTCAGCAGTTAATTTAGATCCGCTTACTCCATTAGTGGTTACTGATCCTGCTGTTGCAAATACAGGTTACTATACAAACCCGAATGTTATTAGAGATGCAAACGGTAATCCTTACGGAATATCTTCTTTAGTGCAACAAGAAATGACAAACCCTTTAGCATATACTCAAACTAGATTAGGAGGATATGATTGGTCAGATGATTTTGTTGGTAATGCTTACTTAGAGGCTAACATTACAAGTCATTTAAAATTTAGAACAACACTTGGTGGTAAGTTAGCATATTGGGGTAATGAAATGTTTACTCCGGTTAACTTCTTAAACCCAAACATGAAAGCTGATAGAAATAACTATAATCAAAACAACGAAAAAGCGCTTTCTTGGACTCTTGAGAATACTTTATCTTATGCTAACAAATTTGGAGATCATAACGTTAGTGTTTTAGCTGGACAAGGAGCTTATGTTGAAAATATTGGAACTACTATCGGAACGACAATGTTTGGTCTTCCAATTACAAGCTACAAAGATGCTTCTTGGAATTTTGATGTTCCTCAATCTGACAGATCAACTAGAACAAGCGATAAAGTAGAACACAAATTGGCTTCATTGTTCTTACGTGCTAACTACGACTACATGGAGAAATATCTTTTCACAGGAATCGTTCGTCGTGATGGATCAACTCGTTTTGGTGAAAACAAAAAATGGGGAGTTTTCCCTTCATTCTCTCTAGGATGGGTACTTTCTAAAGAAGGCTTCTGGAAAGAAAACAATGTAGTTAATACATTAAAATTACGTGGAGGTTACGGAGTTGTAGGTAACGATAACATTGATGATTTTAAATATAGAGCGTTGGTTGTTGGAGGTTACAATTATGCTGTTGGAAATACAGGAGACATTACTACAGGTTACGGAAACTCTACTTTGCCTAATGCAAACTTAGGATGGGAAGAAACATCTCAAACAACTGTAGGTCTTGATGCAAAATTATTTAATGATTTTACTCTTACACTTGATTACTACAAAAAAACAACAAAAGGAATCTTAAGAAATATTGTAATTCCTGGATACGTTGGAGTAGTTGATGCGCCTTCTGCAAATATTGCAGATATGGATAATAAAGGTTTTGAGGTTGAATTAGGATACAAGAAAAGACTTGGAGATTTTAATTTAGGTGTTAATGCGAATTTTGCTTACTTGAAAAACGAAATTACTTACGTAGGTTCATCTACTAATTTCATTGTTGGAGATGCTACTTTCCAATCTATGGGACCTGTAACTAGAACACAAGTTGGACACTCATTTAACGAATTCTACGGATTTAAAACAGCTGGAATCTTCCAAAATGAAGCTGAAGTTGCCGCTTATAAAAATGCAGATGGAGCTTTAATGCAACCAAATGCTAGACCTGGAGATTTCCGCTGGGTAGATTCTAATGGAGATGGAAAAATTACTGATGACGATAAACAATTCTTAGGAACAAATATTCCTAAATATACTTTTGGTTTTACAGTAAACTTAGATTACAAAAACTTTGACTTTATGGCATTTACTCAAGGTGCTGCAGGAAGCAAAATCTTCCAAGGTTTAAGAAGACTAGATGTACTTAATGCAAACTATCAAACTAAAGTTTTAGAGCGTTGGGTTGGAGAAGGAACTTCAAACGATTATCCAAGATTAACAAATAATGATCCAAATAAAAATTACACTAACATGTCTGATTTTTATCTTGAAAATGGAAACTATTTGCGTCTAAAAGTTGTAACTCTTGGTTACACAATGCCAGCTAGTTTATCATCTAAAATTGGAGCAGATAAATTACGTTTTTACCTAACAGGAGAAAACCTAATCACTTTTACAAAATACACTGGATATGATCCAGAAATTGGAGGTCAAGTTTTTGGTATAGATAAAGGAGTTTATCCGCAAGCAAGATCTATTCTGTTTGGAGCTAACGTTCAATTTTAA